Proteins from a single region of Nomia melanderi isolate GNS246 chromosome 9, iyNomMela1, whole genome shotgun sequence:
- the LOC116427233 gene encoding protein SPT2 homolog yields MNCIFRYFIKMDFGTLLSVAQKNENSKQPIACYQTKFAPPKKPTKQAKALSDNIKKFLARKEEEEKRKVLEEKKKKENLLALRDHKTQSRINKHLKVCKAANKSAIEDAIDNENTAVTMAGPSQPDEDDYGYVSQEASAFYNQLMNKYNNAPPQKPLFSDSRKRTIKDIASTKDRVKQALKQQEVEEALGHRRKRKSSAKEVETEVEEKIEKTAPPVEDKKEKDEKPKIKKRPMPPPMDFNELLKIAEKKQHEPIVIEAKPKVEEPERLMTKKQMKEYAKEKEWRERKEQRSKVGNSNSKEGTTSTSKPSKTQDPAGIANQTSKNPKATELPVSNKTLTKTPNVVQSPIPKKVVEKSGESKLNSNKVSNSKTSERDIILEERKKLESEKRKLEEMRQAIEEEKKKLKLSKTKVADTKNVKPEKPAPKPKVLEKQVPSTSMKQKEMPATNAVKPRPPQMSNEKVRQFPPADLKPIRSKQLIPSRDQKKGLIAHKRRIQDEDEDEDYDSELDDFIDDEVEENTEDYSKYISQIFGYDKNKYKFGSYDEDDAAMESSFAQQLKEEYVSTKIGIMEDLEDMRMEALEKKRKAMLKKKVKH; encoded by the exons atgaattgtaTTTTTCGTTACTTCATCAAAATGGATTTTGGCACTTTGTTGAGTGTGGcacaaaaaaatgaaaatagcaAGCAG cCGATTGCTTGCTATCAAACGAAATTTGCCCCACCTAAAAAGCCAACTAAACAGGCGAAGGCTCTTTCtgacaatattaaaaaatttctagctcgcaaagaagaagaagaaaaacggaAAGTTttagaggagaagaagaaaaaagag AATTTATTAGCATTACGGGATCACAAAACGCAAAgtcgaataaataaacatttgaaagTATGCAAGGCAGCAAATAAGTCTGCAATCGAAGATGCAATTGACAATGAGAATACAGCTGTGACAATGGCAG GACCCTCTCAACCGGACGAAGATGATTACGGTTACGTGTCGCAAGAAGCTTCTGCATTTTATAATCagttaatgaataaatacaataatgctCCTCCTCAAAAACCTCTCTTCAGTGACAGTCGGAAAAGAACAATAAAGGATATCGCTTCCACGAAG GACAGAGTAAAGCAAGCTTTAAAGCAACAGGAAGTGGAAGAGGCGTTAGGACACCGTCGTAAACGAAAATCTTCTGCAAAAGAAGTAGAAACTGAAGTAGaagaaaaaattgagaaaactgCACCACCAGTTgaggataaaaaagaaaaggatgAAAAACCGAAGATTAAAAAGAGACCAATGCCACCTCCGATGGATTTCAACGAATTACTTAAAATTGCGGAAAAGAAACAACACGAGCCAATCGTGATCGAGGCGAAACCAAAAGTCGAAGAACCGGAGAGACTAATGActaagaaacaaatgaaagaatatGCAAAAGAGAAGGAATGGCGGGAGAGAAAGGAACAACGAAGTAAAGTGGGCAATTCAAACAGCAAAGAAGGAACTACCTCGACTAGCAAACCGAGTAAAACGCAAGATCCTGCTGGCATCGCTAATCAGACAAGCAAAAATCCCAAGGCAACTGAATTGCCAGTGTCGAATAAAACGCTTACGAAAACGCCAAATGTAGTACAATCTCCGATCCCGAAAAAGGTAGTCGAGAAATCGGGTGAGagtaaattaaattccaataaAGTGAGTAATTCGAAAACATCGGAGAGAGACATCATTCTGGAGGAACGGAAGAAATTGGAGTCCGAAAAGAGGAAATTGGAGGAAATGCGACAGGCCatcgaagaagagaaaaaaaaactaaaattgAGTAAAACTAAAGTCGCAGATACGAAAAATGTAAAACCAGAGAAACCTGCACCGAAACCGAAAGTTTTGGAAAAGCAAGTGCCGTCGACAAGCATGAAGCAGAAAGAAATGCCCGCAACGAACGCGGTGAAGCCTCGTCCACCTCAAATGTCTAATGAAAAAGTCAGACAGTTCCCTCCGGCAGATCTGAAGCCGATCAGATCTAAACAGCTGATTCCTTCGAGAGATCAGAAGAAAGGATTAATCGCACATAAAC GTCGTATACAAGATGAGGATGAAGATGAAGACTACGACTCGGAACTTGATGATTTCATAGATGATGAAGTAGAAGAGAACACGGAAGATTATAGTAAATACATAAGTCAAATATTTGGCTAtgacaaaaataaatacaagttcggCAGTTACGATGAAGATGACGCTGCTATGGAGAGCAGTTTCGCACAACAACTTAAAGAAGAATATGTATCTACTAAAATAG GCATTATGGAAGACTTGGAGGACATGCGTATGGAAGCTTTAGAGAAAAAGCGAAAAGCTAtgttaaagaaaaaagtaaaacaCTGA